A segment of the Lentimicrobiaceae bacterium genome:
TTTCTGAATTTAAAGTGATCAGTTGCGATATCAATTGATTTAAAAGTGGCTCCTGAATTCCCATTGAAGAGGGGGCAATCAAATCAGACATGTCGCGGTTTTTATCAAAATATTCGCTGATATAATCATAATATTTTTTTTGCATGATAAGTATAGCGCGCTGATTTTCAAGTTCATTCATCTTTTCAAATGATTTTTGCCCTTGGAAACTTAAGTCCATTACCCTGTTTGATGTTCTGAAATTCTGCAGTTTGCTTTCGGCATAGGTGAGCGAGTCAGATACTTCAGTTATCTGGCTGTCAATAAACTTAACCGTATTGATAGCTATCCGGTTTTTCTTTTCCAGATTTCGCTCAAGATAGGCGTTTGATAGTGTATTCAAAAAGTCCGTTATTTTATACCTGTTGTCACCTACCATTGATATTTCAACCAATGATGATGTTTTTGAGGTGTTCACTGCAGAAATAGAGCGGAGGTATTGTAGCGTAAGGTCGTTAAGATTATTGAAGGCAAAATAGGCTTTTTGGTCTTTCCATTCGTTTATGGCGTTGTTGTTGGCCAAATGAACTTTAAAACTGTAATTTTTACCCTTTATTTCTTCTCCGAATTTATAGATGCCTTTGATTCTGAATGTGTCAGCTAAAAATATGACATCCTCCTGCAAATAGTCGTATATGGGTACATTCAGACCAAAAGCGTCTATCATTATTTCCTTGTCATTCAGTATTCTGAAGTTAAAAGGAAAGTTAATCGGTTGAACACTGGATTTGTCAATACTTATTTTTATGGGAGGGTTGGGGTATATTTCTTTATCGCGGCGAAAAAATTCATACTTAAGAAGATTCCCATATTTGTAGTCTTCCTGGTAAATGCTGCTTTCAAGGTTAAGCTCAACTATAGCATCATTGATTAAAGTAAATGAATTCAGAACTCCAAGTTCGTTCTCAATATTCTTGTTGCCTGCAAACATGCCAAAACCCTTCATGATATCCTGCGATGTCAGAAATGAGTTTTTCTCGTCGTCGTTAAGCAGGAGCACAGTTTGGTTTCTGAAAATTGTGGTTGCTGTTTTGTTAAACAGATAAGCTGCACCCAAAACAAGAACAGCAGAAATTACAAACCAGTATTTATATCTTATTAATTTAAATATCAGGTCTTTGTAGTCTGTTTTTTGCTGAAATATTTCCTCTGATTTTTTCATGGTGTTATTTATCTGAAAAAGTACAAGATGGTTACAAGAGTTGTGGCTGTTGCCAGTAGTGTGGAATATGTGAAAGTGCGCAGGTTTCTGAATTTGGTTTTGATAGGTTCTACAATAACTATATCGTTAGGCTGGAGATAAAAAAAGTCTGTTTCTACAATGTTTTTATCGGTTAAATCTACTGAATAATACTGGATTATTCCATTTTTCTCTCTCACCAGGGTAATCTTGCTTTTGTCGCCGTAATCTGTTATACCCCCGGCAAATCCAATGGCCTGAAATATGTTAAGCTGGTCTTTAAAAAACGGAAATTCTCCCTGGTTTTTCACTTCTCCCAATACGGTGATGTTGCTGTTGACAAATTTGATTGTGATGGATGTGTTGCTCAGATACTGGCTAAGCTCCTTCTCAATTTTTTCTTTGGCTTCCTTGAGGGTTAAATTGTTGACATTAATTTCTCCGACAAAAGGGAAGTCAATATTTCCCTGCTCGTTAACCGTATAGCTAATCAGGTTAATGTTAAGCCCGCCCGTGAGGTTGCTTTCATTGCTGAATATTCTGGCCGTGGCTTCTTCTATGCTCAGCACTTTAATGTAAAGATTGTCGAAAGGCTGAATTCGTTTAATGGGCCGGGCGTGGTTGTACTCCGATTTAAGGATGGTTGTTGTTTCGTCCTGAACATATTTCAGTTTTTCCTGAGGCACGCATGAACCCAATGTGAGCATGGCAAGCATAAATATCAGGAGTGAACGGGATTTGATACTGTTATTCATCTTTTTACTTAAATTAAATTTGTTTGAACTCTTGTCTGATTGCTCAGTATTTTTTTTAACTGTTTGGCGTTTTGATGTTTATTGGTAAAGATAAAAAATATTGTTAATGACTGAAAAACAAGTGTTTATTGGTTTGTTGCAAGGGCTTGTTTTACTGTCCTGAGCCTCTGACAACCGTTTGAACGGTTTTAATTAAAAGTAAGATATCCATTTTAAAAGACCATGAGTCGATATACTGAAGGTCGAGTTTCATCCACTCTTCAAATGAAATGTTATTTCTATTGGGCGCAATTTGCCAGATACATGTTATGCCAGGACGCATGGAAAGTCGTCTGAGCTGCCAGCGTTCATATTGTTTTACCTCTTTGGGCAGTGGTGGCCGGGGTCCAACCAGCGACATGTCGCCTTTGAGTACGTTAAAGAACTGTGGAACTTCATCAAGCCCTGTTTTTCTCATAAAACGCCCGATGGCAGTTACTCTGGGGTCATTCTTAATTTTAAAAACCGGGCCATCCATTTCGTTTTGCGCTTCAAGCAATTCCCTGAGCTTTTCAGCGTCCTGAACCATTGTTCTGAACTTGTAAATGTTAAATTCACGTCCCCTGAGTCCGATGCGCTTTTGCTTAAAAATTACCGGGCCTTTTGATGTTAATTTTATGATGGCTGCCAAAATCAATAACACGGGTGACCATATCAGCAAAATAAAAAAGGCAGCAATTAAATCAACTACAAATTTCCATTGATGAGCAACCCTGTTGGCTGGTGTGTTCATGAATGACAAAAAAGGGACATCATCAAAATAACTTAAAAAGGTTTTGGTAGCCGACATGTGGAAAAATGACGACTGCATCCTGAAAATTACCCCAATTTCTTCACAGGCGTAAACCATTTTCTTGATCTCTTCCTGATTTATGTCGTTGCGGCAGTACAAAACTTCATCCACTACATGAAATTTGATGAGGCATGGCAGACTTTTGGTTTGTTGTATCACTTTAACCCTGCTCCCAAATACTTCTGAAATTAATTCGGAATCCGAAATAATGGCCATTATTCTGAATCCCCATTCTTTATGGAGGTAAAGTCTTTCAATGAAGTCTACACAGTTTTGGTCTGCTATCAGTATAATATTACGCGTGTTCATCCCCTTGTCAAGGAGATTTTTATGGTAGCGGTATGAAAGCATGATGATGATATTCAACAGCACAAAATCAATTACAGCAAATGCAATTAAAACTGCACTGTTTATCTGTTTTAGATTCAGCAATATCATCAGCAATGCGAGAAATCCGGTGCCGGTGGCTACAAACAGCAAGCTCTCAATCAAAATGACGATTGAGTCTTTGGCCCTGTAAAATTTGGTGAGATTGGTTTGGTAAACGCCCAGGTACCACAGAGGGATGATAAACATGCCCAATGTTAAATACTGGCTGTTGTATGAAACTGCCCCGCTAAAGTATATGCGAATAAACTGAAATGCTCCGATAAAAGCAAATACTGAAACTATCGTTATGATAATTCCAAATATTCGGCTTCCTAAATCTTCGCGTTCGCTTATCATTAGTTGAGGTCTGTTTTTAGATTAATGTCAGGGCATACAGACTGTAACTTGTTTAGTCGTAGTTTTTAACAATTACAAACAAGCATTGTTTAATTTTTTTTGATTAAAATCAATACGGGTATGTTGCTAATGCTGCCATTCAGAAATTTCTGAGTTTCCTTTTGGGCCAAGAGGTGGTTTGCGTTCATTTCTCTTTCTGATTTAAAAGAGGTGTGAATCTTTCCTTTTGCCTTACAATCAATTGAATACATTCAAATGTAAACTTTTTCTATATAGCATTGACTGATTTATTGCTATTGACAATTATTTTTTTACCCATAAAAAGAAGGCATTATTACTGACTAGCTAAACTTAGCAAGTCTTATGTAAAATGGCAGTAAAAGTTATAGAGTGAATGGTAGATTTCTGGCATTCCAGCGGCCATTATCATAGTAGATATTTTTGTATGCGGCGGCTGCAAAGGTTTTTGGAATAAAGTAATTACTTATCATTTTAGAAACGGGATATTCATGAAGAAAAGAGTTGCCAACTAAACGATTGACAAACCTGAGCTTTTTGTAATTATGAATGATATCAGATGAACATTTAGTTTTCATGATATTGATGGCTGTGTCCATTTCGTTAATACAGGTATCATAGTAGTTTTTTGCCCGATTTTCTGAGTGAAATCTGTACCCACTTAAAATGCAGTCTACTGAGTATAGTTCGCTGTGTAAAAAGAATCTTGTCCATAGTTCTCCGTCAACCATGAATTTGTAGTCTTCATTGATAAATCCACCGCTTTTTTCCCAGAGACTCCGGCGCCAGAAAACAGATTCTTGTTGGATCCAGCCATATTTTCCTAGCAAAAAATCATAAATATTTTTTGGCACACGCGAAGCGTTTGTCATTGCTCCATTTTCATTCCACCACGAATTAAAGCCAACAATCCATTCAACTTCAGGAAAAAGGTTGAAGATTTCAGCTACCACATTTAATGACCAGGGTGTTAGCTTATCGTCACTGTTAATCCAACCCATTATTTCTCCGCTGGTTTTTGAGAAACCTTTATTGATTGCATTCCCGTGGCCTGTATCTTTTTCACTTGTCCAATAATGCAGCCTGTCTTCGTGTTTTTTAATGATATCTGCCGAACCATCAGTGCTTCCGCCATCAATAATTACATATTCAAGATTAGAATAATTCTGATCCAATACTGAATGAATGGTATCGTCAAGAAATCTTGACTGATTAAAAGATGGCGTAACGATGGAGATTTTTGGAAGACCCATTATGTATTGTTTCAGTTCGGAGAAAACAAAAACAGTGCCGCTTGTGAATTGTTCATTATTTGCATGCTATTTAAAGATATTGGGAACAATCATTGAAAATAAAGAACCTGCAAGATGGCCATAGTTAGGTTTAGTGTTGTTCTCCTTGTTAAGCAATTCTTTGATGCTGAGAAAAAGTTAGTGCCGATCCCGGCTTTTGCTCAATGAGAATTTCAGAATATTTGCAAAAAACACAAAGTTTCCGATAAAATACCTGTTAAAGAGCCGGGCTGGCTCATGAAGAAATCTGTAAAACCATTCAAGACCAGAGGTTTGCATCCACCTGGGAGCTCTTTTGATGTTGCCTGACATAAAATCAATAATGGCACCACCTGCAACTGCCAGTTTTACGTCAGGCAGTTTATGGATATGCTCACTTATCCACAATTCCTGCATGGGAACACCCATTCCCAAAATCAGCAAACCAGCCTTACTTTGCCTGATCGAATCAATGATTTCGGATTCCTGATTTTGATTAAAATATCCATCGCTATAACCAACAACAAGCTTGCTTTTTGCCCGATTGTTTATTTTTTCAGCAGCTATGGATGCTATCCCCGGTTTAGCTCCAAGCAGATAAACACTTGTAGAAATTGAATGAGCCTGGTCAATTAATTTAGGAATAAAATCAGTACCATTCATATTTTCTTTAAAACGGATACCTGCAAACCAACTTGCTATTTTCATGCCAATACCATCGTTCAGAAGCAGGTCGGCCTGTTGTAATGAATTGTAATATTGCTTGTTGCGGACTGCAATATTAAAACAATGGGCATTTATAAAAAAGAGGGTGCTGCTTTTAGGCCCTTTAAGCAAGGTTGAGCAGGTTTCAAGCGCCTCCCGGGTATTAAGCAAATCAATGTGGACGAAGTAGAATTTCTGTTTCATGCTTTTCCTGATTGTGATGTGTTTGAAAAAAGCTGGAAAATAAAGAAATTTCTGTTTTTTAATCGTTGACTGAAACTTTGCCACATAAGCTTGCGCAGTAATTTTTGCTGATTATGGTTAACCGTTTTGGGCATTTTTTTTAGTTTGCCTTCAAAATATCCTGAAAGATAAAACCACGATCCTGTGATAAAAGGCGGTTTAACCAAATCGTGCAGAACTTTAAGTGTTAAATAGCTCCAGCTATATCCAAGCTTATAAGCTCCCAGTCCCTGCCTTTTTCTGCCTTTTTTAGATGAAAATCTGCCAATGGGCCTGTTTTGTTCGTAGTTGATATCTCTGAAAGCTGCAGTCGAGAATCCTTTTTCAATAGCCAGCAAGTTATCGGCGCAATCCCACCCGAGGTCTTTGGGAAAATTTTCAGATGATTCAAGAAATTTCCTGTTATATATTTTGAAATCGCCGTTCGTATGCCATTCTGGACTGATAATGAAAACTTTACGGTCATTTTCAATCGCAAATGGAGTCCCGGATACAATCCCAAAGTTGTCGGACTTGACTTTAAGGGCAATGGCCTCCATAAACTGCGGGCCAAACCGAATATCAGCATCCATTTTTACAATGAAGTCGTATTCAATGTTCTGACTGTCTATCAGCGATTTGCCCTTTAGAAATAGTTTTACAATTTTTCCGCCAAGCACGTAGGTTGTTTCACTCTGCTCATTAAAATAATATTGAATCAATGACGATTTAGCCATGTAATGTTCGATTACACTGCGCATTTGATCAGTTGAACCGTCATCAAGTACAAGCACACTTTCAGGAAGCAGGGTTTGGCTCAGAATAGAGTCAATGGTAACTGAAATGCCTTCAGCTTCGTTTTTTGCAGGAATAACAATTACATATTTCATGGCTTTTTTTTTGAAGATATGGCGTTGGGGGAATTCAGATGATGGTGGAATGCCCGGGCGAAATTGTCCCAGCTATAGCGGGTGATAAAGCTGGTAAAAATGTCATTTGAAACCGAGGGAGCATTGGTTTTTTCATTTATGATACTGATAAGTTCAGGATACGAACTGAAGGTTTTTACAATACCTTCCTTTTCAAGGTCCGAAAATGCTCCTGTGCAGGGGCCTACCGAAAAACCGCCCTGTGCGATTGTGTCCATTAATACACCCGAACTTAAAACATATTTACTTTCGTAAGTAAAAAGTATTATCGACGATTGATTAATTAATTCAGACAACTCAGACTGTGTCGCAAAACGGTTTTCAATGATAATCTTGTCGTTGGCATATTTCATTATAACATCTGCATAATCAGGGGAGTAAATCTTGCCAATAATGTGTATGGCATATTTGTTCTCCAATTTTTGCTCATACAAATAGGCCAGAAATTTATCAATAGCTTTGTGCTCTGCTATGGTCCCCCATATCAGTATGTCAATTGTGGGTTGATTGTTTTTTTTGAGATTCATCCGGTTTTTAACAGGATGTGGGAAATACATTACTTTATGACCCATTCCCGGAGCTATGGTTTCAATATAAGTGATTCCTTCGGTGGAGTGGGTGATCATTTTATCAGTTTTTAAAGGGAGAAGCCTGAAAAACAGGTTTTTCATAAATTGCCCCCTGTTATTGTGCGATTCTTTATTATGAACTGTCCAGATTACTTTTTTGCCGGAGAGTTTGTAGGCATAAAGCAGCAGAATAAATAATGCAGATTGAAGTGTTCCGAATCGTTTATCGGGCAGGTTTTCAATCCAGTTCAGGAAAAGTATATCGGTGCGGCGAAAGTAAAAAAGCATGTTTAATATGCCTTTGTTTGTTTTGTCGCCAGCATTTAAAAAGTGGAAGTAATTTCCAAAAGCCTGCACCAAATCGTCAATATAAGGATTGTATAACTCTTTGTTTACCCTTATTTTGGTATTTGGATAGATGTAAGCATTTAATTTTTTTTCTCCCATGTTTGATTGCTGAATTTATTAATGCTGCTTTTTTATTTTGAACAGGCCTAGTAATTTCCATTTCAGGAAACCGCCGATGTATTTCGAATATTTCAACAGCAGTGCACGATATGCTTTAATGGATTGAGCGTGTAATTTGTAAAATTTCAGTTCCTTCTTTACATTGTAGTTTGAACGGATACTGATGAGGGATTCGTAAAGTTTACTCCAATGCCCGTTGTGCATTAATCCTGAACTGCTTTTGTCGTTCCATATTTTCAGATTTGGATGAACTACTATATTAAATCCGGCATAAAGGGCTCTGAGCGTGTAGTCACTATCGCCGTGATATTGTGGAAAATCAGTTTCATTCAGCAGCCCTGTTTTGTTAAAAATTTCCCGGCTGATAATGGTGCCCATTCCAGGGAGCCAGTCGGCACTGAATGGTTTGCAGTATTCTTCTGAATCAGGCTGGTTAAGGCCAAACATGTCCTTATCACCATTTATTCTGTTGAAGAAACCTCCCATTGACCAGATGATATTCTCTTTGCCGGAAATATATATTTTTGAACCAAGAACAGTATGTGGCCCATATAGTTTTGTAAGAAGTTCAACCTGTTCCATATAGTCGCTGGCACAAATAATGTCGTTATTCCACCAGATGACATAGGTGCTGTACAGTTGCCTGAAAGCATATTCCATTCCTTTATTGATGGAGCCGCTCCACCAAAGATTCCCATTGCCTTTTAACAAATGAACCCATGGAAAATCGGCGGATATGCGCGTGCTGGTTTCGTCAGACGAACCATCATCCACCACAATAATGTCAAATTTTGAATTAAAGGGCTGCAGATTCAACAAACACTTTTCAGTAAAGCTGTATTTATTGAAAACAGGAATGATAAATGCCGCTTTTTCTGAGTTATCCATAAGCAGGGGTTATTGGGGGATTTCAGGAATTTTAAATTCAGCTTTTAGTTGGTTGTCAGGTGTTTTACCGGGTGTAAGCCATCGCAGGATGTGTCTTTTAAAGCCAGTGGAGCCAGCCATGTAATTTTCACCTGTGTTAATCACATACATGGCTCCTCTGAAAGGAAGCGGCTTGAGTATTTTTCCCGCTTCCTGAAATTTCGTAAGCCATTCGTTATGACCGTGATCAAACAGGTATCGGTTTTCTCTTTTATAACCGTTAAATTCCCATGTTTGAGGTAATTCGGATGGTTTAAAGTGTATGATATAACTGGTACCGCAAACTCTGTAGAATTTTGGAGCTTTCTTTGCCAGATTTTTATCGTAATGAAACTCATAGCCATTCTCAAAATACCAACCGTCATTATTGTTATTGGCTTCCTGGTGAACAAATGCGGCCAGCCGGTTGCTAATCAGATCGTCAGCATCAGTGAACATTACATATCCACCCTGGTATTGCTGCATTTCCTTCATCATCAGGCGCTTTTTGTAATATTTGTCAATCATTTGTTCTTCTGACGTAACAGGGGCTGGATAATCAACCTGAAATACACTTACCCTGCTTGCAAATTCGCTGCTGATATCAGGTTTTTCGTGACAGGCTATCATTACTTTAAATTCAGCACTTGTTTGATTAAAAACTGACGCAAGTGTTAAATTCAGCAGATGCTGAATCTTGGGCCAGTCAGAAGTGGTTTGGGCTGAACGGAGAGGAATGAGAAAATGAATCATATGTTTTGCAGGTTAAAATAATTTTTTGCTCTGTTTAAATAAGCTTTTACGCTGTGCTCTGTGCTGTCAACATAAACACATGAAGCCTGCTGTTGTTTGAATTTTCTTGATGATTAGTCAATATGCTGCTATAGCAACCCTGTTTTATTTTGGTTTTGCATCTGCAAATTAAACGTGCGTGTGTGGGTGAATTCAGGATGCCTGGTGGTGGGTTAGGAGCTTGTTTCTTTTTTCAGCAAGGTTTCAAACTCTTTCATCATAGCTTTTCCGGTTACATCCCAGTTTAAACGCGTGGCAAATTCACGATAAGATGACTGAGCCAGTTGTTCGTATTTTGATCGGTTTGAAAATGTTGTTTTGATATAATCGGCATATTCATCAACCGGGGCATCTAACGGAAATCGTTTGCCATTTACATCGTTTTTTATCAGAGTAGGAATTCCTCCTGTTTCTGTTGTGATGCAGGGAAGCCCATAGGAGTTAGATTCGGCAAAAACCATGGGTGTGCAGTCGGCTTGTGTTGGTAAAATAAGGAAATGGCTGTTTTTAAGCAGATGGTCGAGTTTTTGACGGCCCTCTTCAGTTGCTTTACTTACAAAGCCATGGTAATTTACAAATGAAGGGATGGTTTCCAAAGGAAGATTTTTAATGCCTACAATGTGAAGTTCTACTGGAAACCCTTGTTCATGAAGTCTTTGAGCAATCTTTAACGATAAGGCCCCGCCTTTTCTTATCCAGTCAACACCCATAAATAACAAAGTGCATTTTTCGGTACTTCGTCCGCTGATGTATTTCTGAACGCTATCTGCATCATTCGTATTCTCTATGTTTGTACCAAAAGTAATGACCTTGACTTTTTCAGGATTGGCATGGTACAATTCAATGGCTGATTGTGCTGCCCAATCTGATGAATAAAACAGCAAAGACGCATTGTTGATGGCATTTTGTTCCAGTTTTTCAGCGTTTTTATAAGAACTTATCCACAGGTTGCTGAACTTCTCGTAGTATCCGACCATTGGTCTGAAAGTGGCGTCAGTGTAAATAACCATCGGAATTTTTGTCTTCACATAGCCCAGTGCAGCAGCGCCCGGACTAAACACTATATCTGGCTTCAATTCTGCCAGTCGGGCTTCAATTTGCCGGGCATAGTTTTTTGCAACACCTGGCTGTCGGTCGGGGAGATAGTTTTTACCGAAAAGTTTTTTCAGTATTTTTCCCTTAAGGCGGTGATATAGATTGTTTTGGGTTTTTAATGACCCGATATACACTAAATCAGCGCCTTGCCTTATTAAAGATTTTGAAAGAAACAAGCCGGTCCCTGACCAGTTGTGAACATCTGAGGCGTCATAAATTGTTACATAGGCAATCTTCATAGAAAATAGCGTTTTATCAGTAAATGAAAAAAACAGCAAAATGTTCAATCCATGACGGCTTATAACATTCAGCAGTGCTGATTTATATTTGATTGAAGATTGTTAACAGGAACCCCGGAAGATTATGGAACTCCTTCTGTTGAAATTTCTTCTTCTGTTTCTTCTTCCTCATCGGTTTCTTTAAATTGTTGATCATGTTTGTGCACATCAATAAAGTAGAAAACAAAGCATAGGGCTACTATTGAATCGCTGGTGCCAAAAGCACTTGAGCCTGTAAACAGCGTAAGCAACATGCTGATGAAAAGGTATTTTAAGAAGGTATATTCAGAGCCGAGTTTGCTTTTAAGTACTGAAATAAAGGTGGCTATAATTGTCAGAACCATCAGGATTCCAAATCGGGAATATTCACCGATGAGGCCTACATCTGATTGGTAAAAACCTAAATAGTCCTTATAAGACTGAACCAGAACGCCATAATTTGAATTTTGACTGCTCACTCCGTTTCCAACTATATAGGCAAACCGATTGGGATTAAAAGTTGTAAGGAAAAACGTGGCTGAGCGAACACGGATGTCGTCATCTGATTGACTGCCCTGCTCTTTGGTAACTGCAAAGAGTTGCATGAAAATATCCTGAAATATAAAAAAGACAGGAATAAAACTGAGTAATACCAGCGTTACCAGAAGGAACTTAGATTTAATCTCTTTATTAAGTAAAATAAAAGCTATGGTGAGAAGTGCTATTGTAAAAAGGACTTGCCGTGTACCCATTAAAACAAATATGGATAAAAATAGCATCAGAATGCCCAGGTAAAAGAATTTGTATTCTTCAAAAAACTTTTTGAGCGAATAAAAATAGGTAATGATAATGTAAGAGAACCCGGGTAGAAATATGCGCAAAGTCCCCCTGTCTTCACTTATTCTAACATTAAAAAGTACATTTGGGTAAGCAAAAAATTGAACAATGTAGAAAAAAGCATGAATGATGGAAATGGCAATTATAAGATGAATAATAAACCGGGTTGGAATTTTAAGGGCGTGAAGCGTAAAATAAAACAAGTAATAATACATAAATCGTTGAGCTACCAGCGTAATCTTAAAGCTCTGCCCGTGCCCCTGATACGCCATGAACATGCTAAGAAATACCGCTATGAATATGGCATATACATGATATCTGAAATTTAGTATAAAGCCTTCTCCTTTGTCATATATAAGAGAAAGAACAATCGTTAATATCATCAAACCTATTCCTGAAAGCTCAATTAACTTCACCAGGCTGTCACCCAGATAAACAAAGTTAAAATAGCTGAGTGAGGCAAGTGCTATGTATATAACAATCAGCTTCTTAAACATAAATTTAAAATAGAGGATGGATGTTTGGTGTCATTGAGTTCGGTAAGAATTAAGTTGTGAAGTTAAGCAATTATTAAAACTTCAGGCCTTCACTTGTTTTAATTTATTCCAATGGGAAATGGTCAGTTGTGTTTGTTGCATTTTATACATTTTATTTGTGGTTGATTCATTCAGTTCTGGAGACTTAAAGTTTCAAACGCTTATTTGTGAGGTTAGCCTGCAGTTACTTGCGCAATGTTGCTTTTTTGATTAAAAATGTAAATCCAAAAGTATTTACATCTTTAAGGTAACGGGTTAAAGGCCAGTCAAGTAACCTTAATGAGAGGTAAACCGGATACCAGTTGTTGAAAGACAACTGAACAACAAACTGCACCAGTACTATTCCCAATATTCCCCACACGGGCATAGCCATAAAGCCCATCACCAGAATTAATACTCCGCTGATCAATGTGGGCCATAAAAAAGGAACTTCATTGGTCGAAATATAAAGGTTGGAATGAAATCCGGCATGCATTTCGGCGAGCACAGTAATACTCATGATAAAAAGAATAAGAGGCGGTACCAGTCTGGTTTCAACATTTAGTACATTTAAAAGCTGATTTCCGCTTAATCCGAATACCAGGAGTGCAAAAGCAAGAATAAACAAGCTGGAAAAAATGTATTCTGAGGTTTTCAGCTTTAAGACTATATTATTCTTTTGGGCAGTAAGATTGTAAATTTTCGGTACGTTGGCATAGAAGGGAGCCTGCGAAATGTTTCTGATAAAGTTTACTATACGCTGGGTAAAAAGAAAACTCGCAATCATTGCCGGATTGTTGCCCTGAGAAATAATGATTGAGTTGCCATAATTTATCATATAGTTTCCCCAGAAAATACCTCCCAGTTTCCAGGTTGATGACCAGATTACCCTGAATATGGGACGGTCAAAAACAGGTTTATTGTCAATTTTGTAACCATTGTTGCTAAACCAGGATCTTACAAAGTTTCTGACTATAAGGAATCTGACAACGGTTTCAAACAGCATATAGGCCATTAATGCAGCAATTCCGGCATTGGCAATCAGCAAAATGATAAAAACAGTAATTTTTATTCCGCCAATTAAACTGTTAATTCCACCCAGTTCTGCAACATAGTCAAGCCCTTGCATAAAAGAGGAGTACCTGATAGTGAGAAGCAGAAAGTATGCATTGGCCATAAGTAAGGCATATGAAATCCACAGATATTGCCTGTGGCCGGCCATGTCCATAATGTTCCAGATGAGAGCCACTCCTGCCGTAAGTAAAAGCACAATTAGTATAATGCTGATAATCATATAAATGCGGCCCGATGTTTTCAGCAGGACTACAAGTTGATTGTAATTGATTTTTTTATCAATGATTGATTCTTTGGCCAGGTAATCTTCCTCGTTTTCCGGAAGTGTGTCGGCGCCTGCTTTAAAATACGATACTGCTCTGATAAGTGTGGGACCAAAACCCGAATCGGCAAGTGTAGCCAGCCCGATAAGCGTTGTGACCAATAGCCAGAATGA
Coding sequences within it:
- a CDS encoding polysaccharide biosynthesis/export family protein gives rise to the protein MNNSIKSRSLLIFMLAMLTLGSCVPQEKLKYVQDETTTILKSEYNHARPIKRIQPFDNLYIKVLSIEEATARIFSNESNLTGGLNINLISYTVNEQGNIDFPFVGEINVNNLTLKEAKEKIEKELSQYLSNTSITIKFVNSNITVLGEVKNQGEFPFFKDQLNIFQAIGFAGGITDYGDKSKITLVREKNGIIQYYSVDLTDKNIVETDFFYLQPNDIVIVEPIKTKFRNLRTFTYSTLLATATTLVTILYFFR
- a CDS encoding sugar transferase; this translates as MISEREDLGSRIFGIIITIVSVFAFIGAFQFIRIYFSGAVSYNSQYLTLGMFIIPLWYLGVYQTNLTKFYRAKDSIVILIESLLFVATGTGFLALLMILLNLKQINSAVLIAFAVIDFVLLNIIIMLSYRYHKNLLDKGMNTRNIILIADQNCVDFIERLYLHKEWGFRIMAIISDSELISEVFGSRVKVIQQTKSLPCLIKFHVVDEVLYCRNDINQEEIKKMVYACEEIGVIFRMQSSFFHMSATKTFLSYFDDVPFLSFMNTPANRVAHQWKFVVDLIAAFFILLIWSPVLLILAAIIKLTSKGPVIFKQKRIGLRGREFNIYKFRTMVQDAEKLRELLEAQNEMDGPVFKIKNDPRVTAIGRFMRKTGLDEVPQFFNVLKGDMSLVGPRPPLPKEVKQYERWQLRRLSMRPGITCIWQIAPNRNNISFEEWMKLDLQYIDSWSFKMDILLLIKTVQTVVRGSGQ
- a CDS encoding glycosyltransferase, translating into MGLPKISIVTPSFNQSRFLDDTIHSVLDQNYSNLEYVIIDGGSTDGSADIIKKHEDRLHYWTSEKDTGHGNAINKGFSKTSGEIMGWINSDDKLTPWSLNVVAEIFNLFPEVEWIVGFNSWWNENGAMTNASRVPKNIYDFLLGKYGWIQQESVFWRRSLWEKSGGFINEDYKFMVDGELWTRFFLHSELYSVDCILSGYRFHSENRAKNYYDTCINEMDTAINIMKTKCSSDIIHNYKKLRFVNRLVGNSFLHEYPVSKMISNYFIPKTFAAAAYKNIYYDNGRWNARNLPFTL
- a CDS encoding WecB/TagA/CpsF family glycosyltransferase — translated: MKQKFYFVHIDLLNTREALETCSTLLKGPKSSTLFFINAHCFNIAVRNKQYYNSLQQADLLLNDGIGMKIASWFAGIRFKENMNGTDFIPKLIDQAHSISTSVYLLGAKPGIASIAAEKINNRAKSKLVVGYSDGYFNQNQESEIIDSIRQSKAGLLILGMGVPMQELWISEHIHKLPDVKLAVAGGAIIDFMSGNIKRAPRWMQTSGLEWFYRFLHEPARLFNRYFIGNFVFFANILKFSLSKSRDRH
- a CDS encoding glycosyltransferase, with amino-acid sequence MKYVIVIPAKNEAEGISVTIDSILSQTLLPESVLVLDDGSTDQMRSVIEHYMAKSSLIQYYFNEQSETTYVLGGKIVKLFLKGKSLIDSQNIEYDFIVKMDADIRFGPQFMEAIALKVKSDNFGIVSGTPFAIENDRKVFIISPEWHTNGDFKIYNRKFLESSENFPKDLGWDCADNLLAIEKGFSTAAFRDINYEQNRPIGRFSSKKGRKRQGLGAYKLGYSWSYLTLKVLHDLVKPPFITGSWFYLSGYFEGKLKKMPKTVNHNQQKLLRKLMWQSFSQRLKNRNFFIFQLFSNTSQSGKA
- a CDS encoding glycosyltransferase, with amino-acid sequence MGEKKLNAYIYPNTKIRVNKELYNPYIDDLVQAFGNYFHFLNAGDKTNKGILNMLFYFRRTDILFLNWIENLPDKRFGTLQSALFILLLYAYKLSGKKVIWTVHNKESHNNRGQFMKNLFFRLLPLKTDKMITHSTEGITYIETIAPGMGHKVMYFPHPVKNRMNLKKNNQPTIDILIWGTIAEHKAIDKFLAYLYEQKLENKYAIHIIGKIYSPDYADVIMKYANDKIIIENRFATQSELSELINQSSIILFTYESKYVLSSGVLMDTIAQGGFSVGPCTGAFSDLEKEGIVKTFSSYPELISIINEKTNAPSVSNDIFTSFITRYSWDNFARAFHHHLNSPNAISSKKKP